The DNA region CCGTTCCCGTTGCCCCCGTTGCCGTTGCCGCCGTTGCCGTTGTCCGGGCAGTCGACCCTGAAGACCTTGTGCTTGCCCGAACCCTGCTCGCCCGCGAAGGTCCAGTCGAGCTTGTACATCCCCTCGGGCAGCGTCATGTCCGGGGTCCGCCCGTGGCCGTTGGCGTCCATGGTGAGCGAGCCGTTCGTGGTCGGGGAGTCGGCCTTGGGCGGCTGCGGGGCGATGGTCCAGGAGACCAGCTGGCCGTTGTCGAAGTTGAAGGCGTCGAGGTAGAACTTGCAGACCTTGGGGTTGTCCCGCTGGTCGAACTCGGGGGTGTTCGAGTCGTGGACCTTCACGTCGCCGTTGTCGCCGGGGACGGCGTACGCGGCGGGCGCGGCAACCAGGGAGGCCGAGCCGAGGGCGAGCGCGGCGACGGCGGCGGACAGCAGGGGACGGAGCGCCGGAGCGGTCATGCGTGGTTCCTCCAGTCGTACAGATCTCGGAATTCGTGTGCCGATAATCTGACTATTGGTCACAACATGGCTACGGAGGGTGGCACCGTGCCGTGCCACCCTCCGAGTTCCACCCGTCCGGCCCTGGAGACCGCACCGGGACCGAGGGAGCGCCCCGCGCCCTAGATGATCCCGAAGAGGATGCCCGCCGCGAGCACCACCAGCGAGGTCAGCGCGGCCCACTTCACGGTGAACCGGGTGTGGTCGCCGAACTCCACCTTCGCCATGCCGACGAGCACGTAGACCGCGGGCACCAGCGGGCTGGACATGTGCAGCGCCTGGCCGACCAGGGAGGCGCGGGCGATCTCCAGCGGGGACACTCCGTGCGCCGCGCCGGCCTCGGCGAGCACCGGCACCACGCCGAAGTAGAAACCGTCGTTGGACATGAAGTAGGTGAGCGGGATGCTCAGCACGCCGGTGACCAGCGCCATGTGCGGGCCCATACCCTCGGGGATGGCGCCGACGAGCCAGTCCGCCATGTGCTTGACCATGCCGGTGCCGGTGAGCACACCGGTGAAGACGGCGGCGGCGAAGACCATGCCGGCGACATTGAGGACGTTGTCGGCGTGGGCGGCGATCCGGGCCTTCTGCTCGGCCATGTCGGGGTAGTTGACGGTGAGCGCGAGCGCGGCGCCGAGCAGGAAGAGCACCGGGATCGGCAGCAGTTCCATGATCATCGCGACCAGCAGGGTGGCGGTCAGCGCGGCGTTGAACCAGTACAGCCTGGGGCGCAGGGTCGCGCGGTGCGGGTCGAGCCCCTGGAAGCCGTCCCCGCCGGTGCCGGAGCCCGTCTCCGTACCCGCGCCGGAGCCCGTCTTCGCACCTGCCTCCGTACCCGACTTCGCGGTGCCGCCGCCCGCCGTGACCAGGACCGTCTCGGAGTCGCGGACCAGGACCTCGTCCAGGCTGAGGTAGCCGATGCGCTTGCGCTCGCGGCGGCCGAGGACGTACGCGAGGGCGAAGACGAAGAGCAGTCCGACGCCGAGCGCGGGGATCATCGGGACGAAGATGTCACCGGCGTCCAGCTTGAGCGCGGTGGCGGCGCGGGCCGTGGGGCCGCCCCAGGGGAGGGTGTTCATGACGCCGTTGGCGGTGGCGGCGACTCCGGTCATGACGACCAGGCTCATGCCGAGCCGCTTGTAGAGCGGATACATCGCCGAGACCGTGATCATGAAGGTGGTCGAGCCGTCGCCGTCCAGCGAGACGATCGCGGCGAGCACCGCCGTACCGACGACCACGCGCACGGGGTCGGCCTTGCAGAAGCGCAGGATGCCGCGGACGATCGGGTCGAAGAGGCCGACGTCGATCATCACGCCGAAGTAGACGATCGCGAACATCAGCATCGCGGCCGTGGGCGCCAGCTTGCCGACGCCGTCGATGACGTAGTCGCCCAGCTGGGCGCCCTGGCCCACGGCGACGCAGAACAACGCGGGAATGAGCACGAGCGCCGCGATCGGCGACATCTTCTTCAGCATGATCAGGACCAGGAAGGTCGCGATCATGGCGAAGCCGAGGACGGTCAGCATGGGAGGACACCTCACGTTCACCCTTGAACTCCCGCCAGAGCGGCGGTGCGGATGACGGTAGGTGCGGCCTTCCCGCGTTAACAAGACGTTGACGCGTGAGCAATACGAGCAAAACCCCAGGTCACAGCCGTCCGGTCACAACAGTGGCGACAGCTGCACGGGAAAGCCGTTCAGGACGGCGGTGCCCGAGAGGGGGTCGAGCAGGGAGCCGTCGAGCAGCTGGTTGACGTTGACCCCGGGGCGTGCGGCGGCCACACCGAGCCGGGTGCCGGGACGGTCGTGGCCCCAGCCGTGCGGCAGGCTCACGACACCGGGGCGGACCGCCTCGGTGATCTCCACCTCGGCGGTCAGCTCGCCCCCCTCCCCCTTGACGCGGGCGGGGGCGCCGGCGGTGAGGCCGAGCCGTTCGGCGTCCTCCGGGTGCACCTGGAGGGTGCAGCGGTTCGAACCGCCGTTGAGGGACGGAATGTTGTGCAGCCAGCTGTTGTTGGAGCGCAGGTGGCGCCGTCCGACGAGCCGGACGGAGTCCGGCTCCGGTACGGCCTCCAGCGCGGCGCGCAGCCTCGGCAGGTCGGCGGCGATCGGCGCGGGCAGCAGCTCGATCCGTCCGCTGCGGGTCTTGAGCAGTCCGGGCAGCCGGGGCTTCATCGGCCCGAGGTCGATGCCGTGCGGGGCCTGCAGCAGGTCGTCGAGGACCAGGTCGTACGGGCCGAGCCGGAGCATCAGGTCGAGCCGCCGTTCCGGGCCGGTACGGCCCGCGAGAAGTCGTGCCTGCTCCTTGGGGTCGGCGCCGTACAGCGGCGAGTGCTCCTGCGTCACGGCCTTGGCCAGGGTGCGTTCGATCGCGAGGTCGTCGACGGCGGACGGCGGGGCTCCGTGCAGGCCGGAGACGGCGAGGATCAGCCGGGCGTGGATCTCGCACTCGTCCATCCGCCCCTCCTCCAGGGGGAGAACGGGCCGCGAGTAGCGCGCCTGGTTGCGGACGGCGAAGCCGTTGAAGGCGAAGTCGAAGTGCGCGCTGCGCGAGGGCGGCGGCGGGGGCAGGACGACGTCGGCGTGCCGGGTGGTCTCGTTGAGGTACGGGTCGACGGCCACCATGAAGTCGAGGGAGCCCAGGGCGGCGTCGAGGCGGTCGCCGTCGGGGGCGGACAGGACGGGGTTGCCGGCGATGGTGACGACCGCCCGCACCCGCCCCTCCCCCGGTGTGTCGATCTCCTCGGCGAGGGCGGCGAGCGGGAGTTCGCCCTTGGCCTCGGGGTGGCCGGAGACCCGGCTCCGCCAGCGGCCGAGGGCGAAGCCCTTCCCCGGACCGGCGGGGCGGGGCGCGGGGGCGGTCGCGGAGAGCGGGAAGAGGGCACCGCCGGGGCGGTCGAGGTTGCCGGTGAGGACGTTGAGGACGTCGACGAGCCAGTTGCCGAGAGTTCCGTACGCGACGGTGGAGGAGCCCATCCGGCCGTAGACGGCGGCGGTCGGGGCGGCGGCGAGTTCGCGGGCGGTGGTACGGATGGTGTCCGCGTCCAGGTCGCATGCGGCGGCGACCGCCTCGGGGCTGAAGTCCCGTACCGCGTCCCGTACTTCCTCGACCCCCTGCACGTACTCGGCGAGCGGGCCGAGGCGGACCAGGTCCTCGGCGAAGAGGGTGTGGGCGAGGGCGGCGAGGAAGAGGGCGTCGGCGCCGGGGCGGATGGCGAGGTGCCGGTCGGCGAGACGGGCGGTGCGGGTGCGCCGGGGGTCGACGACGGTGAGGGTGCCGCCGCGCCGGCGCAGGGCCTTCAGCCGGCCGGGGAAGTCGGGGGCGGTGCACAGACTGCCGTTGGAGTCCAGGGGGTTGGCGCCGAGCATCAGGAGGTGGTCGGTGCGGTCCAGGTCGGGTACGGGGACGGCGAAGGCGTCGCCGAACAGCAGTCCGCTGGAGACGTGCTTGGGCATCTGGTCGAGGGTGGAGGCGGTGTAGAGGTTGCGGGTGCCCAGGGCGCCGATGAGGAGCGGCGGGTAGAGGGCGCCGGCGACGGTGTGGACGTTGGGGTTGCCGAGGACGAGGGCGACTGCGTTCGGTCCGTGTTCCTCGATCAGTGGGCGGAGGCGGGCGGCGATCAGGTCGAAGGCCTCGGCCCAGTCCGCCTCGCGCAGGGCGCCGTTCTCGCGGATCAGCGGGCGGACGAGCCGGTCGGGGTCGGCGTCGACTTCGGGGAACGCGGCGCCCTTCGGACAGATGAAGCCCTCGCTGAAGACGTCGTCGCGGTCGCCGCGGGCGCCGGTGACCCGGCCGTTGTCGAGGGTGAGGGTCAGCCCGCAGGTCGCTTCGCAGAGGGGGCAGATGCGCAGGGCGGTGGACATGGCGGTCTCCCTGGGGCGGCAGCGGCGGGGGCGCGGTGGCGGGCGCGCGGGCAAGCGCGAGCATACCGACCGGTAGGGAGGTCCGACAGGCCCTGGCGGCGACGGGGTACGAGGGGGCGAGGTACGACGGAGGCGAGGTACGACGGGGGCGGGCGCGGTCAGCGCAGCGAGGGCGCGAGGTAGGCGTGCAGGAGTGCGCGGGTCTCGGCGATGAGCGCGGGGTCGCCGGCCGGGTCGGTGCGGAACGCGAGCCGGAGCAGCGCGTCGGTGGCCTCGACGCCGACCAGGACCTTGCGCAGCAGGTCCGCGTCGGCGGGGCGGCCGAGCGGGGCGGCGAGCAGCCCGCAGATGCGGTCGGCGACGAGGTGGTTGGGGTCCTCGTCGGTGCCGGGCTCGCCGGACGCGGCGGCGGGGATCCCGAAGTCGACCAGGCCGAAGCCGGGGACGGTCCGCTTCATCGCGATGTACGCGTCGAGGACGGTGTCGATGACGGCGCGCCCGTCGACGGCCGGGAGCCCGGCGAGTCCGGCGCTGATGCGGGCGGCGTAGCTGTCGAGGTTGCGGTGGGCGAGGGCGGCGGCCATGGCCCGCTTGTTGCCGAAGAAGCGGTAGACCGAGCCGATGGGGACGCCGGCGCGGGTGGCCACGGCCCGGGTGCTCAGCTGCTCGTAGCCGGTCTCGTCGAGGAGTTCGGCGCAGGCGTCGAGGATCCGGGCGAGGCGCTCGGCGCTGCGCTGCTGGACGGGCGCGCGGCGCAGGGCGGGGCCGGCGGCCGGCTGGGCGGCCTTGGGAGTGGGGGGCTTCGGGGCGGAAGGCCGCGGGGTGGGCTGGGGCACGGGGACATCATGCCGTTCCCGCCCTGACGGGGGCGATGGAGGGCGATCAGGCGATCAGGAGGCCGATCCCGCCGAGGGTGTACGCGATCATCAGCACGAACAGCGGGAGTTGACCGGCCACGGCGCGGGCGGCCGGGAAGAGGCGCACCGAGCGGTCGTGCGCGGCGACGACGCCGAGGACGTGGCCGGTGACGATCGCGGCGACCTGGAGGGTCGCGAGGCCGGCGGGGCCCAGGGGTGGGGCGGGTGCGGGGGCGTTGTCAGTACCCCCTGCCATGATGACTGTGCGTGGTCCTTCGGTGACGAAGAGTGTGAAGTAGTGGGCCACGAGGTAGCCGAGGGCGATGGGCAGCAGCGAGTGCGCGAAGGAGGTGAGCGGGGTGGTGAGTTCGCGGTCGACGAGCCGGAGGGTGCCGGCGCACAGCCCGTAGAGGGCGGCGACGAGGGCGACGGCACCGAGGAGTCCGAGGGTGGCGGTGAGGGTGCGGCCGAGGGGTGAGGTCTGGAGGAGGGTGAGCCAGCGCGGGTTGTCGGAGAAGCCGTCGTAGGCGGTGGAGCCGAGGAGGACGCAGACGGTGGCGACGAGGCCGGGGCCGGGCGGGGTGGCGTCCAGGCCGTTGAAGGGGGAGCGCAGGACGAGCCGGCCGTCGGCCCGGCGGCCGAGCGGGGAGAGCCGGGCGAGGAGGGAGGAGTAGACCTCGAAGGGGTCGGCGTGGGCGAGCCAGTCGGGGCCGTGACGGACGGCGCCGAGCAGCTGCACGGCAGTGTGGACGGCGAGGGCCGTCAGGAGGACGGGGGTGGCGGTGTTGTCGGGGGCGACGAGTTCGAGCCAGGTGAAGAGGAGGAGTCCGGCGGCGGCCGGCCGGATGCCGACACGGGCGGGGACGGGGCGGGGTGGGCGGTGCGCCGGGAGCAGGGCTGCGAGGGTGCGCAGGGGGTTGATGAGGCGCCAGACGGGGCCGAGGAGGAGGGAGGCGGGGACGAGTCCGACCCAGAGCAGGACGTAGACCGCGCCGGGCGCGGGGTTGCGGTCCGGATCGTCGGGGCCGAGGAGGAGATGGAGGACGAGGGCGAGTCCGGCGGCTGCGCCGGCGAGCCGCAGGGCGGTGCGGGTGGCGGGGGCGTCGGCGAGGCGCTGGACGGCGGCGGGCAGCGGGCGGCCGGCCAGGTCGCCGCGGAAGCGGGAGGCGGACCAGAGCAGTCCGAGGGAGAGGAAGGAGACGAAGAGCGCGGCGAAGGCACCGGCGTAGGCGTAGAAGGGCGAGAGGGGGAGGTCGTGCTGGGCGCCCACGCCGTGGGCGAGGGGCAGCGGAAGCGGCGGGGGCGCGGTGAGTGCCGTCATCGGACGACGAGTTGGGTCAGCACGAGTCCGGACTCGTGGGTCTCCACCTCGAAGAGGCCGGTGCGGTCGGCGGTGAAGGTGAGGGTGGCGGTGCGGCCGGCGGTGAGGGGCAGTTCACGGTCGTAGCCGTGGACGTGGACGGTGTCGGCGCGGTCGCCGGTGACCTGGAGGGTGATGCGCTCGCCCTTCGTCACCTCGACCCGGGAAGGGGGTGGTTGGACGGAGTCGCCGCTGATGGTGAGGGCGAGGGTACGGCCGGGGGCGGCGGTCGCGGTCGGGGTGGGGCTCGCGGGGTCCGAGGAGGCGCCGGCGGAGGCGCCGAGGCGGACGGTGGTCTCGACGGGGCGGCCGGCGACGGCCCAGGCGGTGTGGTCGTCGGCGTAGAGCCGGGCGGTGAGGGTGCGGGCGCCGGCCGGGACGTGCGCCCAGGGGCCGTAGGCGCGGGTGGTCTCGCGGCCGTCGGCGAGGAGCCGGGCGTGGCCGCGCCCGGGGAGGGCGGCGCCGCCGGTGCTCTCAGGGGTGAACCGGAACCTCTCCACCAGGAGGTGGACGTTCCAGCCGCCCTCGCTGTCGGGCCGGGCCTCGATCCGTACGGCGGGCGCTCCGGCGGCGGGCACCTCGCGGAGGCGGTGGCCGGTGCTGTCCCGGGCGGTGAGGAGGGTGCCGTTGGCGCCGGTGGCCTCCTGGTGGCTGGTGCCGGGCTTGTGGTGGGTGGTCGGGCGCCCGCCGCAGCCGGCGAGCAGCGCCGCGCCCACGGCCAGGGCGAGCACGGCGCGGCCCGCCCGGCGGCGGCCGGTCACGCGGCACCGCCGGCGGACGCGGAGGGGGCGCCGGGAGCGGGAGGGGCGGGGGCGGGGGTGGGGGTGGGGGGCCCAGAAGGATCCGGGCGGCGGGTGCCCGCGACGACCACCGCCCACAGCACCCACACCACCCCGAGCAGTCCACGCACCCAGGCGGGGCTGATGGGGATCCACGGGATCATCAGGACGGCTTTGTCGAAGGCGTCGAGGAGGGTGAGGGCGCCGAGGGCGAGGGTGGTCCAGGCGAAGGCCCGGCGGTGCGGGCGGAGCAGCAGGCCGAGGGTGGTCCACCACAGTCCGGTGAGGAGGAGGGCGAGGGCGGGCAGGGCGGTCGGGGTGAGGGCGAGGGTGGAGCCGGCGACGTCGAGGGCGAGTCCGGCGAGGCCGAGGAGGGTGGCGGCGCCGGCGAGGCGGCTGTGGCGCAGGCGGCGCCACCAGAGGGTGGTGCCGACGAGGGCGAGGACGGCGGCGGTGCCGAGAGCGAGCTGGGTCTCGACGCGTTGGATGCCGCGGGCGCCGTACCAGTCGCAGCCGGCGGGGAGCCGGCGGGCCTGGACGTTGTAGTTGGCGCAGACGAGGAGTTGGGCGAGTTTGACGGGTTCGCCGACGAGGCGGTCGGTGGCGCCGGTGACGTCGCCGCGGCGGCTGCCGCAGGCGGGCAGGGAGCGCGGGGTGCTGGGGCCGGTGTCGGGCTGCCAGCAGTTGCCGCCGCCCTGGCCGTCCCACCACACGTCGGTGCGGTTGGGGCGGGGGTGGCCGGCGCGGTCGGTGCCGAGGTGGTTGCCGGCGTAGCGGTTGTGGTGGGAGGTGTCGGTCTGTTTGCCCCAGGCGGATTCGCCGCGGATGAAGGCGGGGACGGCGCTGAGGAAGAAGGCGGCGCGCTGGTGGCCGTAGATCCAGTTGTTCTCGTAGAGGTTCCAGTTGCCGCCGGC from Streptomyces fradiae includes:
- a CDS encoding molybdopterin oxidoreductase family protein, which gives rise to MSTALRICPLCEATCGLTLTLDNGRVTGARGDRDDVFSEGFICPKGAAFPEVDADPDRLVRPLIRENGALREADWAEAFDLIAARLRPLIEEHGPNAVALVLGNPNVHTVAGALYPPLLIGALGTRNLYTASTLDQMPKHVSSGLLFGDAFAVPVPDLDRTDHLLMLGANPLDSNGSLCTAPDFPGRLKALRRRGGTLTVVDPRRTRTARLADRHLAIRPGADALFLAALAHTLFAEDLVRLGPLAEYVQGVEEVRDAVRDFSPEAVAAACDLDADTIRTTARELAAAPTAAVYGRMGSSTVAYGTLGNWLVDVLNVLTGNLDRPGGALFPLSATAPAPRPAGPGKGFALGRWRSRVSGHPEAKGELPLAALAEEIDTPGEGRVRAVVTIAGNPVLSAPDGDRLDAALGSLDFMVAVDPYLNETTRHADVVLPPPPPSRSAHFDFAFNGFAVRNQARYSRPVLPLEEGRMDECEIHARLILAVSGLHGAPPSAVDDLAIERTLAKAVTQEHSPLYGADPKEQARLLAGRTGPERRLDLMLRLGPYDLVLDDLLQAPHGIDLGPMKPRLPGLLKTRSGRIELLPAPIAADLPRLRAALEAVPEPDSVRLVGRRHLRSNNSWLHNIPSLNGGSNRCTLQVHPEDAERLGLTAGAPARVKGEGGELTAEVEITEAVRPGVVSLPHGWGHDRPGTRLGVAAARPGVNVNQLLDGSLLDPLSGTAVLNGFPVQLSPLL
- a CDS encoding TetR family transcriptional regulator, which encodes MRRAPVQQRSAERLARILDACAELLDETGYEQLSTRAVATRAGVPIGSVYRFFGNKRAMAAALAHRNLDSYAARISAGLAGLPAVDGRAVIDTVLDAYIAMKRTVPGFGLVDFGIPAAASGEPGTDEDPNHLVADRICGLLAAPLGRPADADLLRKVLVGVEATDALLRLAFRTDPAGDPALIAETRALLHAYLAPSLR
- a CDS encoding CitMHS family transporter; protein product: MLTVLGFAMIATFLVLIMLKKMSPIAALVLIPALFCVAVGQGAQLGDYVIDGVGKLAPTAAMLMFAIVYFGVMIDVGLFDPIVRGILRFCKADPVRVVVGTAVLAAIVSLDGDGSTTFMITVSAMYPLYKRLGMSLVVMTGVAATANGVMNTLPWGGPTARAATALKLDAGDIFVPMIPALGVGLLFVFALAYVLGRRERKRIGYLSLDEVLVRDSETVLVTAGGGTAKSGTEAGAKTGSGAGTETGSGTGGDGFQGLDPHRATLRPRLYWFNAALTATLLVAMIMELLPIPVLFLLGAALALTVNYPDMAEQKARIAAHADNVLNVAGMVFAAAVFTGVLTGTGMVKHMADWLVGAIPEGMGPHMALVTGVLSIPLTYFMSNDGFYFGVVPVLAEAGAAHGVSPLEIARASLVGQALHMSSPLVPAVYVLVGMAKVEFGDHTRFTVKWAALTSLVVLAAGILFGII